A stretch of the Streptosporangium sp. NBC_01755 genome encodes the following:
- a CDS encoding glycoside hydrolase family 10 protein, which translates to MRNGRPLLAAAALAVLTTGAAYTFGPDTAPARPKAAKSSAVSAETAGATTSTSARCPVDVRYPKRQLRGVWIATVKNIDWPSRPGLSAARQQAEYVKILDNAVKRRFNAVFVQIRPASDALYRSDLEPWSQYLTGTAGKDPGWDPLSFLVAEAHRRGLEFHAWFNPYRASADGDLSRLPANHPARVHPDWIVRHGDLAYYNPGLPAVRDHVTKVVKDVVTRYDVDGVHFDDYFYPYPSGNAKFADDAAFAKYGKGAKLADWRRANVNKLIAQVDKAVHEVRNSVKFGVSPFGIWRNKSEDSTGSATGGMSAYDSIYADARHWIRKGTVDYVMPQLYWPRGFKVADYDVLMPWWANEVKGTDVHLYIGQALYRVGATDTPAWTNPGELPSHLTRNRKHKQVLGDVYFSAKQLSTNPLGVLDRIVKSNYSRPALLPLMKDRGGQAPAKPADVRLQGTSLSWKSSPEARSYAVYRIASGKPGECATADARNLVAVVPAVDGDRQTFTATGGGTYLVTALDRLQNESAPAGS; encoded by the coding sequence ATGCGAAACGGACGCCCTCTTCTGGCCGCTGCCGCCCTCGCCGTTCTGACCACGGGTGCCGCGTACACCTTCGGCCCCGACACCGCGCCCGCCCGGCCCAAGGCCGCCAAGAGCTCGGCGGTCTCGGCCGAAACGGCGGGCGCGACGACCTCCACCTCGGCGCGCTGCCCGGTGGATGTGAGATATCCCAAGCGACAGCTGCGCGGGGTGTGGATCGCCACGGTCAAGAACATCGACTGGCCCTCGCGGCCCGGCCTGTCCGCCGCCCGGCAGCAGGCGGAGTACGTCAAGATCCTCGACAATGCGGTCAAGCGGCGGTTCAACGCGGTGTTCGTCCAGATCCGCCCGGCCTCCGACGCGCTGTACAGGTCGGACCTTGAGCCGTGGTCGCAGTATCTGACCGGAACCGCGGGCAAGGACCCCGGCTGGGACCCGCTGTCCTTCCTCGTCGCCGAGGCCCACCGCCGCGGCCTGGAGTTCCACGCGTGGTTCAACCCCTACCGCGCCTCCGCCGACGGCGATCTGTCCAGGCTGCCCGCGAACCACCCCGCCCGGGTCCACCCCGACTGGATCGTCAGGCATGGTGATCTGGCCTACTACAACCCCGGCCTGCCCGCGGTCCGCGACCACGTCACCAAGGTCGTCAAGGACGTGGTGACCCGCTACGACGTCGACGGGGTCCACTTCGACGACTACTTCTACCCCTACCCCTCCGGGAACGCGAAGTTCGCCGACGACGCCGCCTTCGCCAAGTACGGCAAGGGCGCCAAGCTCGCCGACTGGCGCCGCGCCAACGTCAACAAGCTGATCGCACAGGTCGACAAGGCGGTGCACGAGGTCAGGAACAGCGTGAAGTTCGGCGTCAGCCCGTTTGGGATCTGGCGCAACAAGTCCGAGGATTCCACCGGCTCGGCCACCGGCGGCATGTCGGCGTACGACTCCATCTACGCAGACGCCCGCCACTGGATCCGCAAGGGCACCGTCGACTACGTCATGCCGCAGCTGTACTGGCCACGCGGTTTCAAGGTCGCCGACTACGACGTGCTGATGCCCTGGTGGGCGAACGAGGTCAAGGGCACCGACGTGCACCTCTACATCGGCCAGGCCCTGTACCGGGTCGGCGCCACCGACACCCCCGCATGGACCAATCCCGGCGAGCTGCCCTCCCATCTCACCCGGAACCGCAAGCACAAGCAGGTCCTGGGCGACGTCTACTTCAGCGCCAAGCAGCTGTCCACCAACCCCCTGGGTGTGCTGGACCGCATCGTCAAGAGCAACTACTCGCGCCCGGCGCTGCTGCCGCTGATGAAGGACCGCGGCGGGCAGGCCCCGGCCAAGCCCGCCGACGTGCGGCTCCAGGGCACCTCGCTCAGCTGGAAGAGTTCCCCGGAGGCCCGCTCGTACGCGGTCTACCGGATCGCCTCCGGCAAGCCCGGTGAGTGCGCCACCGCCGACGCCAGAAACCTGGTCGCGGTCGTGCCCGCGGTGGACGGCGACCGCCAGACCTTCACCGCGACGGGCGGCGGCACCTACCTGGTCACCGCCCTGGACCGCCTGCAGAACGAGAGCGCGCCCGCCGGGAGCTGA
- a CDS encoding glycoside hydrolase family 25 protein has product MLQGIDVSNWQGAVNWGAQAKSGVSFAFAKASEGSTFTDKWFGTNWNGMRESWIVCGAYHFARPAGDPEVQAVHFLKIVQRAGGLRRGDLLALDLETNDHLPAARVARFARSWCQAVIALAGVKPVIYTFQAFAQNGNCAGLDAYPLWIAAPDQPRGRPQVPRPWQRWTIHQHSQKPLDRNVFRGTRAELTSLGYRRSRDA; this is encoded by the coding sequence ATGCTGCAGGGGATCGATGTGTCGAACTGGCAGGGCGCCGTCAACTGGGGCGCGCAGGCGAAGAGCGGGGTCTCCTTCGCCTTCGCCAAGGCGAGTGAGGGGAGCACCTTCACCGACAAGTGGTTCGGCACCAACTGGAACGGCATGCGCGAGAGCTGGATCGTCTGCGGCGCCTACCATTTCGCCCGCCCCGCAGGCGACCCCGAGGTGCAGGCGGTGCACTTCTTGAAGATCGTGCAGCGGGCCGGAGGGCTGCGCAGGGGCGATCTGCTCGCCCTCGACCTGGAGACCAACGACCACCTGCCCGCCGCCAGGGTGGCGCGGTTCGCCCGCAGCTGGTGCCAGGCGGTCATCGCGCTGGCCGGGGTGAAGCCGGTGATCTACACGTTCCAGGCGTTCGCGCAGAACGGCAACTGCGCCGGGCTGGATGCCTACCCGCTGTGGATCGCCGCGCCCGACCAGCCCCGGGGCAGGCCGCAGGTGCCCAGGCCGTGGCAGAGGTGGACCATCCACCAGCACTCGCAGAAGCCGCTGGATCGCAACGTCTTCCGCGGCACCAGGGCCGAGCTGACCTCGCTGGGCTACCGCCGGAGCCGCGACGCCTGA
- the thrS gene encoding threonine--tRNA ligase: protein MSAVPEIRITLAGAARVVAKGTTYGEVLEADGRSVVAARAGGELKDLAAPVAEGDVIEPVPAAGPDGRAIVRHSTAHVMAQAVQEIFPEARLGIGPPVENGFYYDFDVKNPFTPDDLKRIEKRMREIVKQGQLFSRRPVSDDQAAEELAAEPYKLELIGLKGGAADEESVEVGGAELTIYDNLDPKTGELCWKDLCRGPHVPTTRSIPAFKLMRTGGAYWRGSEKNPQLQRIYGTAWESREKQDEYLDRLAEAEKRDHRKLGAELDLFSFPDELGSGLPVFHPKGGVIRRVMEDYSRKRHEEAGYSFVNTPHITKSKLYEISGHLDWYKDGMFPAMELEGAEYYLKPMNCPMHNLIFRSRGRSYRELPLRLFEFGTVYRYEKSGVIHGLTRVRGMTQDDAHIYCTHEQMRDELKSLLRFVLDLLRDYGLDDFYLELSTKDPEKFVGSDEVWEEATETLREVAESEKLELVLDPGGAAFYGPKISVQTRDAIGRTWQMSTIQLDFNLPELFELEYQAADGTRQRPVKIHRALFGSIERFFGVLVEHYAGAFPPWLAPVQVVGIPISEAHVPYLQDVAKKARERGIRIEVDASDDRMQKKIRNAQKSKVPFMLLAGDDDIANGAVSFRFRNGEQKNGVPVDEAIAEIVDVIERRLQV, encoded by the coding sequence GTGTCGGCCGTGCCAGAAATTCGTATCACCCTCGCCGGAGCCGCGCGTGTGGTGGCGAAAGGCACGACGTACGGGGAGGTGCTGGAGGCGGACGGCCGCTCCGTGGTCGCCGCCCGCGCGGGCGGCGAACTGAAGGACCTCGCGGCCCCGGTGGCCGAGGGCGACGTGATCGAGCCGGTCCCGGCGGCCGGCCCCGACGGGCGTGCCATCGTCCGCCACTCCACCGCGCACGTCATGGCCCAGGCCGTCCAGGAGATCTTCCCCGAGGCCAGGCTGGGCATCGGCCCGCCGGTCGAGAACGGTTTCTACTATGACTTCGACGTCAAGAACCCGTTCACCCCCGACGACCTCAAGCGCATCGAGAAGCGGATGCGCGAGATCGTCAAGCAGGGGCAGCTCTTCTCCCGCAGGCCAGTCTCCGACGACCAGGCGGCCGAGGAACTCGCCGCCGAGCCGTACAAGCTGGAGCTGATCGGTCTCAAGGGCGGGGCCGCCGACGAGGAGAGCGTCGAGGTGGGCGGTGCGGAGCTGACCATCTACGACAACCTCGACCCCAAGACCGGCGAGCTGTGCTGGAAGGACCTGTGCCGCGGTCCCCACGTGCCGACCACCCGGTCCATCCCGGCGTTCAAGCTGATGCGCACCGGCGGCGCCTACTGGCGGGGCAGCGAGAAGAACCCGCAGCTCCAGCGGATCTACGGCACCGCCTGGGAGTCGCGCGAGAAGCAGGACGAATACCTCGACCGCCTGGCGGAGGCCGAGAAGCGCGACCACCGCAAGCTGGGCGCCGAGCTCGACCTGTTCTCCTTCCCCGACGAGCTGGGCTCCGGCCTGCCGGTCTTCCATCCCAAGGGCGGCGTGATCCGCCGCGTCATGGAGGACTACTCGCGCAAGCGGCACGAGGAGGCGGGCTACTCCTTCGTCAACACCCCGCACATCACCAAGAGCAAGCTCTACGAGATCTCCGGCCACCTCGACTGGTACAAGGACGGGATGTTCCCGGCCATGGAGCTGGAGGGGGCGGAGTACTACCTCAAGCCGATGAACTGCCCGATGCACAACCTGATCTTCAGGTCCCGCGGGCGTTCCTACCGGGAGCTGCCGCTGCGGCTGTTCGAGTTCGGCACGGTCTACCGCTACGAGAAGTCCGGCGTCATCCACGGTCTGACCCGGGTGCGCGGCATGACGCAGGACGACGCGCACATCTACTGCACTCACGAGCAGATGCGCGACGAGCTCAAGTCGCTGCTGCGCTTCGTGCTCGACCTGCTCCGCGACTACGGGCTCGACGACTTCTACCTGGAGCTGTCGACCAAGGACCCGGAGAAGTTCGTCGGCTCCGACGAGGTGTGGGAGGAGGCGACCGAGACGCTGCGCGAGGTCGCCGAGTCCGAGAAGCTGGAGCTCGTCCTCGACCCCGGCGGCGCCGCCTTCTACGGTCCGAAGATCTCCGTGCAGACCCGCGACGCCATCGGCCGCACCTGGCAGATGTCGACCATCCAGCTGGACTTCAACCTGCCCGAGCTCTTCGAGCTCGAGTACCAGGCCGCCGACGGCACCCGCCAGCGTCCCGTCAAGATCCACCGGGCGCTGTTCGGCTCGATCGAGCGCTTCTTCGGCGTCCTGGTCGAGCACTACGCGGGCGCGTTCCCCCCCTGGCTCGCCCCGGTTCAGGTGGTCGGCATCCCGATCTCCGAGGCACACGTGCCCTATCTTCAGGACGTCGCCAAGAAGGCACGCGAGCGGGGTATCAGGATCGAGGTCGACGCCTCCGACGACCGGATGCAGAAGAAGATCCGCAACGCGCAGAAGTCCAAGGTGCCCTTCATGCTGCTGGCGGGCGACGACGACATCGCCAACGGTGCCGTCTCCTTCCGCTTCCGCAACGGTGAGCAGAAGAACGGGGTCCCGGTCGACGAGGCGATCGCCGAGATCGTCGACGTGATCGAGCGCCGCCTCCAGGTCTGA
- a CDS encoding HIT family protein has protein sequence MSNEPEAQYGAGTPDAFQRLWTPHRMAYIKGASKPTGSGPEDGCPFCEIPRMSDEDGLIVARGDAVFALLNLYPYTSGHLMVCPYRHVPDYADLDEAETTELADFTKRALVALRKAGGAQGFNVGMNLGGVAGAGIAAHLHQHVVPRWGGDTNFMPVVGQTRVLPQLLRDTRELLAGSWPASS, from the coding sequence ATGAGCAACGAGCCGGAGGCGCAGTACGGAGCGGGAACACCGGACGCGTTCCAGAGACTCTGGACTCCTCACCGGATGGCCTACATCAAGGGGGCCAGCAAACCGACGGGTTCGGGGCCCGAGGACGGCTGCCCGTTCTGCGAGATCCCCCGGATGAGCGACGAGGACGGCCTGATCGTCGCCCGAGGTGACGCGGTCTTCGCGCTGCTCAACCTTTACCCGTACACCTCCGGCCACCTAATGGTCTGCCCCTACCGTCACGTGCCGGACTACGCGGACCTGGACGAGGCCGAGACCACCGAGCTCGCCGACTTCACCAAACGGGCACTGGTCGCCCTGCGCAAGGCCGGCGGCGCGCAGGGTTTCAACGTGGGCATGAACCTGGGCGGTGTGGCGGGCGCCGGAATCGCCGCCCACCTTCACCAGCACGTGGTGCCCCGCTGGGGCGGCGACACCAACTTCATGCCCGTCGTCGGCCAGACCAGGGTGCTTCCTCAGTTGCTGCGTGACACCAGGGAACTGCTCGCCGGCTCCTGGCCCGCCTCGTCGTAG
- a CDS encoding Asp23/Gls24 family envelope stress response protein encodes MRSPESLERVRCSRSVLRLRLVAHGRQHIAKPIPSVWHLPRRGTGTGRDPAAGRDSDPCLTVLTDECRKFPAESPQHDHRQPRSTHDRRLRRGADRATLEVTGVAELGGDAPRAVEPVRERAGTGARRGPRGVSAHVQDRTAAVDVSIVAEYGHVVMDVANEVKTNVARTISRMLGMRVVEVNVDVEDVRMPGETRPEAPAEPARHE; translated from the coding sequence GTGAGGAGTCCAGAGTCTCTGGAACGCGTCCGGTGTTCCCGCTCCGTACTGCGCCTCCGGCTCGTTGCTCATGGTCGCCAGCATATTGCCAAGCCGATCCCTTCGGTCTGGCACCTCCCCCGCCGGGGCACCGGAACCGGCCGGGATCCGGCGGCTGGACGGGATTCCGACCCCTGTCTCACCGTATTAACGGACGAATGCCGCAAATTTCCGGCAGAATCCCCCCAGCATGACCACCGACAGCCGAGGAGTACCCATGATCGACGTCTCCGTCGAGGAGCCGACCGAGCCACCCTTGAGGTCACGGGCGTCGCCGAACTGGGAGGCGACGCGCCCCGCGCGGTGGAGCCGGTGCGTGAACGGGCCGGCACCGGTGCCAGGCGCGGCCCCCGGGGCGTCAGCGCCCACGTGCAGGACCGTACGGCCGCGGTGGACGTGTCGATCGTGGCGGAGTACGGGCACGTGGTGATGGACGTGGCCAACGAGGTGAAGACCAACGTGGCCCGGACCATCAGCCGGATGCTCGGCATGCGGGTCGTCGAGGTCAACGTCGACGTGGAGGACGTCCGCATGCCGGGCGAGACCCGGCCTGAGGCACCCGCCGAGCCCGCGAGACACGAGTAG
- the dapD gene encoding 2,3,4,5-tetrahydropyridine-2,6-dicarboxylate N-succinyltransferase produces the protein MNAAAQISGAYATGIATITSGGTVLDTWFPSPQLGEPSSPGTSRLSTQEAAQELGSGVAALLGPDEDRGVEVVAVRTQITKLSEAPADAHDAYLRLHLLSARLVQPHGLNLDGLFGLLSNVVWTNHGPCAVEGFEQVRLRLRARGQVTVYGVDKFPRMVDYVVPTGVRIAEADRVRLGAHLASGTTVMHEGFVNFNAGTLGGSMVEGRISAGVVVGDGSDVGGGASIMGTLSGGGKQVISIGRRCLLGANSGIGISLGDDCVVEAGLYVTAGTKVVLPEGRVVKAAELSGASGLLFRRNSTSGAVEAVPRRGTGVELNSILHAND, from the coding sequence GTGAACGCAGCAGCTCAGATCTCCGGCGCGTACGCGACCGGTATCGCGACCATAACTTCCGGCGGAACCGTGCTCGACACGTGGTTTCCGTCCCCGCAGCTGGGCGAGCCCTCCTCGCCGGGCACCAGCCGGCTGAGCACGCAGGAGGCCGCCCAGGAGCTTGGCTCCGGGGTCGCCGCGCTGCTCGGCCCCGACGAGGACCGCGGCGTGGAGGTGGTCGCGGTGCGGACTCAGATCACCAAGCTGTCGGAGGCCCCGGCCGACGCCCACGACGCCTACCTGCGCCTGCACCTGCTGTCGGCGCGCCTCGTCCAGCCGCACGGCCTGAACCTGGACGGGCTGTTCGGCCTGCTCTCCAACGTGGTGTGGACCAACCACGGCCCGTGCGCCGTCGAGGGCTTCGAGCAGGTACGGCTCCGCCTGCGCGCCCGGGGCCAGGTGACCGTCTACGGCGTGGACAAGTTCCCCAGGATGGTCGACTACGTGGTGCCCACCGGCGTCCGGATCGCCGAGGCCGACCGGGTCCGTCTGGGCGCGCACCTGGCAAGCGGCACGACCGTGATGCACGAGGGTTTCGTCAACTTCAACGCCGGGACGCTCGGCGGCTCCATGGTCGAGGGCCGCATCTCGGCGGGTGTCGTGGTGGGCGACGGCTCGGACGTCGGCGGCGGCGCCTCGATCATGGGCACCCTGTCCGGCGGCGGCAAGCAGGTCATCTCCATCGGGCGGCGCTGCCTGCTGGGCGCCAACAGCGGCATCGGCATCTCCCTCGGTGACGACTGCGTCGTGGAGGCGGGCCTCTACGTCACCGCCGGGACCAAGGTGGTCCTGCCCGAGGGCCGGGTGGTCAAGGCTGCCGAGCTCTCCGGCGCCTCCGGCCTGCTGTTCCGCCGCAACTCCACCTCGGGCGCGGTGGAGGCCGTGCCCCGCCGGGGGACGGGCGTGGAGCTCAACAGCATCCTGCACGCCAACGACTGA
- a CDS encoding potassium channel family protein, protein MADRRNDPVVVVGLGRFGGSLALELSRRGTEVLAIDSRPKVVQSLAGKLPHVVVADSTDIEALRQIGVPDFYRAVVAIGTDLESSILTTSLLVELEIEDIWAKAISREHGRILERVGAHHVILPEHDMGERLAHLLNGRMLDYMEVDGDYAVVKTRPPREYVGVPLGESNLRRKYGVTVVCVKGQYDEFTYADSGTVLSYGDVIVIAGKIEQVERFTELP, encoded by the coding sequence TTGGCTGACAGAAGAAACGATCCCGTGGTGGTCGTCGGGCTCGGCCGCTTCGGCGGCTCCCTCGCGCTCGAACTCTCCCGGAGGGGAACCGAGGTGCTGGCCATCGACAGCCGCCCCAAGGTGGTGCAGAGCCTGGCGGGAAAGCTCCCCCATGTCGTCGTCGCCGACTCCACGGACATCGAGGCGCTGCGGCAGATCGGGGTGCCCGACTTCTACCGGGCGGTGGTCGCCATCGGCACCGACCTGGAGTCCAGCATCCTCACCACGTCCCTGCTCGTCGAGCTGGAGATCGAGGACATCTGGGCCAAGGCGATCAGCCGCGAGCACGGCCGCATTCTGGAGCGGGTCGGCGCCCACCACGTGATCCTCCCCGAGCACGACATGGGGGAGCGGCTGGCCCACCTGCTCAACGGGCGGATGCTCGACTACATGGAGGTGGACGGTGACTACGCGGTGGTCAAGACCCGGCCGCCCCGCGAGTACGTCGGCGTGCCCCTGGGCGAGTCCAACCTGCGGCGCAAGTACGGCGTGACGGTGGTCTGCGTCAAGGGCCAGTACGACGAGTTCACCTATGCCGACTCCGGGACCGTGCTGAGCTACGGGGACGTGATCGTCATCGCGGGCAAGATCGAGCAGGTGGAGCGGTTCACCGAACTCCCGTGA